From a region of the Pseudomonadaceae bacterium SI-3 genome:
- a CDS encoding sigma-54-dependent Fis family transcriptional regulator has product MANPAQPISHQALVEGSWSRCERYGLHPLSIPSFGDPAERDVNALLERQRNLVQTTQREVLPYYENILSNSSCLILLADSGGQLLESWGDRRFVDPAQQRGFKPGASWMERDTGTNAIGTALASGQAVHIQRDEHFLQANRYLSGAASPIYDAQRQLIAVLDVSSDSYLPPSHTLGMVKMMSQSVENRLILNLFRDDYFQLTFNTGQDNLDSQWAGLLVFDESGLIVSANRRADNLLGLALTRSRIDRLFDVPLRQLLSQPEDQPMLLRTAGNHRFHGLVRRPQKPRIQARDFRTPDSRPEHAIDLARIDQGDPQVHKVIRQAQLMLEKDIPILVNGETGVGKEVLVKALHAASSRANAPLIAVNCAAIPSELIESELFGYEKGAFTGAHQKGSLGLIRKADGGVLFLDEIGDMPLSLQARLLRVLQERSVQPLGGGEPYPVDFRLICATNRSLRQEVEKGRFRQDLFYRVSGLGVELPPLRARYDKHALFQRVWEQHREPQQWAGLSPDVLRLFDSHPWPGNIRQLSSVVQVALALAQDQPIRVEHLPDDFLADADVRLTAQGRTGASASTSETVPFPMLANEPLRAQFEACRGNVSHLARHLGVSRNTLYKRLRAEGLYPT; this is encoded by the coding sequence ATGGCCAACCCAGCCCAGCCCATCTCACACCAGGCTTTGGTAGAAGGCTCGTGGAGCCGTTGCGAACGCTACGGACTACACCCGCTCAGCATCCCCAGCTTTGGCGACCCAGCGGAGAGAGACGTCAATGCCCTGCTGGAACGTCAGCGAAACCTGGTCCAGACCACGCAGCGTGAAGTGCTGCCTTATTACGAGAACATCCTTTCGAATTCGAGCTGCCTGATTCTGCTTGCCGACAGCGGCGGACAGTTGCTTGAGTCCTGGGGTGACAGGCGCTTCGTCGACCCCGCGCAGCAACGCGGATTCAAGCCGGGCGCCAGCTGGATGGAGCGAGATACTGGAACCAATGCGATCGGCACCGCACTGGCCAGCGGGCAAGCCGTGCATATCCAACGGGACGAGCACTTCCTCCAGGCCAACCGATATCTGTCCGGCGCGGCGTCGCCCATTTACGACGCCCAACGACAGCTGATCGCGGTGCTCGACGTGTCCAGCGACAGCTACCTCCCGCCATCGCACACGCTGGGCATGGTCAAGATGATGAGCCAGTCGGTTGAAAACAGGCTGATCTTGAATCTGTTCCGCGATGATTATTTCCAGCTGACGTTCAATACCGGCCAGGACAATCTTGATAGTCAGTGGGCCGGTCTATTGGTCTTCGACGAATCGGGGCTGATCGTTTCAGCCAATCGACGTGCAGACAATTTGCTGGGCTTGGCGCTTACTCGTAGCCGCATCGACCGGCTGTTCGACGTCCCGCTGCGGCAGCTGCTCAGCCAGCCCGAGGACCAGCCGATGCTGCTGCGGACAGCGGGCAATCATCGCTTTCATGGCCTTGTTCGACGCCCGCAGAAGCCGCGTATTCAGGCCCGTGATTTTCGGACACCGGATAGCCGACCGGAACACGCCATCGACCTAGCACGCATCGATCAGGGAGACCCGCAGGTTCATAAGGTGATTCGCCAGGCTCAGCTCATGCTCGAAAAAGACATTCCGATTCTGGTGAACGGCGAAACGGGTGTCGGAAAGGAAGTGCTGGTCAAAGCATTGCATGCGGCCAGTTCACGGGCGAACGCCCCGCTGATAGCCGTGAATTGCGCAGCGATTCCCAGCGAGCTGATCGAGTCGGAACTCTTCGGCTACGAAAAAGGTGCATTCACCGGCGCGCACCAGAAAGGCAGCCTGGGCCTGATCCGCAAGGCAGATGGTGGTGTGCTGTTCCTCGATGAAATCGGCGATATGCCGCTGAGCTTGCAGGCGCGTCTATTGCGTGTCCTGCAGGAACGCAGCGTCCAGCCGCTGGGCGGCGGTGAGCCCTACCCAGTCGACTTTCGATTGATCTGCGCAACTAACCGTTCGCTACGCCAGGAGGTCGAAAAGGGTCGCTTTCGTCAGGATTTGTTCTACCGGGTCAGCGGCCTCGGCGTTGAATTGCCCCCCCTCCGCGCGCGTTATGACAAGCACGCCCTTTTCCAGCGGGTATGGGAACAGCACCGCGAACCACAGCAGTGGGCCGGTCTCAGTCCCGACGTGCTGCGCCTGTTCGACAGCCACCCTTGGCCGGGGAACATACGTCAGCTGAGCAGCGTTGTGCAGGTCGCGCTAGCGCTGGCCCAGGACCAACCGATCCGAGTGGAACATTTACCAGATGATTTCCTTGCCGATGCGGACGTAAGGCTGACGGCTCAAGGTAGAACCGGGGCCTCCGCCTCGACAAGCGAAACAGTGCCGTTCCCAATGCTTGCGAATGAGCCTCTGCGTGCTCAGTTCGAAGCCTGTCGCGGCAACGTTTCGCACTTGGCCCGCCATCTCGGCGTGAGCCGCAACACCTTGTACAAGCGTTTGCGCGCCGAAGGGTTGTACCCGACATAA
- a CDS encoding ABC transporter ATP-binding protein gives MSLTLEHVTKTVDGQLHIDDASVIFEPGSFNVLIGRTLSGKTSLMRLMAGLDKPTRGRILMNGADVTGVPVRKRNVSMVYQQFINYPTLTVYENIASPLRQAGFSKAEIERKVRETAEMLHIEAFLKKHPLELSGGQQQRTAMARALVKDADLVLFDEPLVNLDYKLREELRQEMRELFKTRRSIAVYATTEPNEALALGGTATVLHEGRVIQSGPTSEVYHRPSQVLSAELFSEPPINLLPGRIAANEVSFQDCMHFPLNTDLSGLDKGEYRFGIRPSHIGLVPSNDDDLEVSGTVELAEISGSETFLHVRNEHLSLVLHLQGVHDYLVDSPIRVYIPTHKLFVFDASGRLAQAPARRA, from the coding sequence ATGTCCCTCACCCTGGAACACGTCACTAAAACTGTCGATGGCCAGCTGCATATCGACGACGCCAGCGTCATTTTCGAACCTGGCTCGTTCAATGTGCTGATCGGTCGAACCCTGTCGGGCAAGACCTCGTTGATGCGACTCATGGCGGGGCTCGACAAGCCGACTCGGGGGCGAATCTTAATGAACGGCGCCGACGTAACCGGGGTTCCGGTGCGCAAGCGCAACGTGTCGATGGTGTACCAGCAGTTCATCAACTATCCGACGTTGACCGTGTACGAGAACATCGCTTCACCGTTGCGACAGGCCGGATTCAGTAAAGCCGAGATCGAGCGCAAGGTGCGCGAAACCGCCGAGATGCTGCACATCGAAGCCTTCCTGAAGAAACACCCGCTGGAACTCTCCGGGGGGCAGCAGCAACGTACTGCAATGGCCAGGGCGTTGGTAAAGGACGCCGATCTGGTCCTGTTTGACGAGCCGCTGGTGAACCTCGATTACAAATTGCGCGAAGAGCTCCGCCAGGAAATGCGTGAGCTGTTTAAAACTCGCCGCAGCATCGCCGTATATGCGACCACGGAGCCGAACGAGGCTTTGGCGCTAGGCGGAACAGCAACCGTATTGCATGAAGGTCGGGTGATTCAGAGCGGGCCGACGTCGGAGGTGTATCACCGTCCCAGCCAGGTGCTCAGTGCCGAACTGTTCTCCGAGCCGCCGATCAACTTGTTGCCAGGGCGAATCGCGGCGAACGAGGTCAGTTTTCAAGACTGCATGCATTTCCCGCTTAACACCGATCTGAGCGGGCTGGACAAAGGCGAGTATCGCTTCGGGATCCGCCCCAGTCATATCGGGCTGGTGCCTTCCAACGATGATGATTTGGAAGTGTCTGGCACTGTCGAGCTGGCAGAAATCAGCGGTTCTGAAACCTTTCTCCATGTGCGGAACGAGCACCTCAGCTTGGTGCTGCACCTGCAAGGGGTTCACGACTACCTCGTCGACTCGCCCATCCGCGTCTACATCCCGACTCACAAGTTATTCGTTTTCGATGCTTCGGGCCGTCTGGCCCAGGCACCGGCTCGACGTGCCTGA
- a CDS encoding ABC transporter ATP-binding protein, which produces MAEIRLQNLAHSYNSQPQGAADYAIREMDHVWEQGGAYALLGPSGCGKSTLLNIISGLLSPSEGEVLFDTRKVNTLTPEQRNIAQVFQFPVVYDTMTVFDNLAFPLRNQGIAEARITSKVHEIAEVLDLHPLLKRKAHNLTADEKQKVSMGRGLVRDDVSAILFDEPLTVIDPHLKWKLRRKLKQIHEQFNITMIYVTHDQLEASTFADKIAVMYGGQIVQFGTPRELFERPQHTFVGYFVGSPGMNLIEVDARESGVGFGDLHLPLPGVLAARLPELASSRLQIGIRPEFVQVSEEPGAGGMQAEAVRVEDLGTYKILTLRLQGHLIKARLPEDQAVPKGQAWVGFPAQWLMLYADDRLVEVLP; this is translated from the coding sequence ATGGCAGAAATCCGTTTGCAGAATCTTGCTCACAGCTATAACAGCCAACCCCAGGGCGCTGCTGACTATGCGATCCGTGAGATGGACCACGTGTGGGAACAGGGCGGCGCTTACGCGCTGTTGGGGCCGTCTGGGTGCGGCAAGTCCACCTTGCTCAACATTATCTCGGGGTTGCTCAGCCCGTCAGAGGGAGAGGTGCTGTTCGACACACGCAAGGTGAACACGCTAACGCCGGAGCAGCGCAACATCGCGCAGGTTTTTCAGTTTCCGGTCGTCTACGACACCATGACCGTCTTCGACAATCTGGCCTTCCCGCTGCGCAACCAAGGCATCGCCGAGGCGCGAATCACAAGCAAGGTTCACGAAATTGCCGAGGTGCTCGACCTCCATCCGCTGCTCAAACGAAAGGCCCACAACCTGACTGCCGATGAAAAGCAGAAGGTCTCAATGGGGCGCGGGCTGGTCCGAGACGACGTGTCGGCGATCCTATTCGACGAGCCACTCACAGTCATCGACCCGCATTTGAAGTGGAAGCTTCGACGCAAACTCAAGCAGATCCATGAGCAGTTCAACATCACCATGATCTACGTCACCCACGACCAGCTCGAGGCTTCGACCTTCGCTGACAAGATTGCGGTGATGTACGGCGGGCAGATCGTCCAGTTCGGCACGCCGCGTGAGTTGTTCGAGCGGCCACAACACACCTTTGTTGGTTATTTCGTGGGCAGCCCGGGGATGAATCTGATCGAGGTGGATGCCCGAGAAAGCGGGGTCGGTTTCGGTGATCTGCATCTGCCGCTACCGGGTGTGCTGGCTGCACGACTGCCGGAATTAGCATCGAGTCGCTTGCAGATTGGCATCCGACCTGAGTTCGTTCAGGTCAGCGAGGAGCCGGGTGCCGGTGGGATGCAGGCCGAGGCCGTGCGAGTCGAGGACCTGGGTACATACAAGATTCTTACGCTTCGTCTGCAAGGGCATCTGATCAAGGCGCGTCTGCCTGAGGATCAAGCGGTGCCGAAAGGCCAGGCCTGGGTGGGCTTCCCGGCACAGTGGCTGATGCTCTATGCCGATGATCGGCTGGTTGAGGTGCTGCCATGA
- a CDS encoding sugar ABC transporter permease yields the protein MTKTHDNRAWWLVLPVFLLVAFSAILPMMTVVNYSVQDIFDSSTRFFVGADWYRQILNDPRLHDSLLRQFIFSGCVLLIEIPLGIAVALAMPTRGRWASLCLIVMAIPLLIPWNVVGTIWQIFGRADIGLLGYGLRELGISYNYASNTRDAWLTVLVMDVWHWTSLVALLCYSGLRAIPDAYYQAARIDRASAWAVFRYIQLPKLKSVLLIAVMLRFMDSFMIYTEPFVLTGGGPGNATTFLSQTLTKMAVGQFDLGPAAAFSLIYFLIILLVSWLFYTAMTHGDQK from the coding sequence ATGACCAAGACGCATGACAACCGCGCGTGGTGGCTGGTCCTGCCGGTTTTCCTGCTGGTGGCTTTCAGTGCCATCCTGCCGATGATGACCGTAGTGAATTACTCGGTGCAGGACATCTTCGATTCTTCAACGCGATTCTTCGTTGGCGCGGATTGGTATCGGCAGATACTCAACGATCCTCGGCTGCACGACTCACTGCTGCGGCAGTTCATCTTTTCGGGCTGCGTACTGTTGATCGAGATCCCGCTCGGAATTGCGGTTGCGCTGGCGATGCCGACCCGTGGCCGCTGGGCGTCGCTGTGCCTGATCGTGATGGCGATTCCCCTGCTGATCCCATGGAACGTAGTCGGGACCATCTGGCAGATCTTCGGGCGTGCCGATATCGGCCTGCTGGGTTACGGGCTCCGCGAGCTGGGCATCAGCTACAACTACGCCTCCAACACTCGGGACGCCTGGCTGACGGTGCTGGTGATGGACGTCTGGCATTGGACGTCCTTGGTTGCGCTGCTCTGCTACTCGGGTCTAAGGGCCATTCCGGATGCGTACTACCAGGCGGCTCGTATCGACAGGGCGTCCGCCTGGGCGGTGTTCCGCTACATCCAGTTGCCGAAGCTGAAAAGCGTGCTGCTGATCGCCGTGATGCTGCGCTTCATGGACAGCTTCATGATCTATACCGAGCCCTTCGTGCTCACCGGCGGTGGACCGGGCAACGCAACGACGTTCCTCAGCCAGACGCTCACCAAGATGGCGGTCGGACAGTTCGATCTCGGCCCGGCAGCGGCGTTCTCGCTGATCTACTTCCTGATCATCCTGCTGGTGTCCTGGCTGTTCTATACCGCCATGACTCACGGCGACCAGAAATGA
- a CDS encoding carbohydrate ABC transporter permease → MNLRKRVVLILYIAFLMVPIYWLINMSFKSNTEILGGLTLWPRDLTLANYKVIFTDRSWYSGYINSLYYVCLNTIISLTVALPAAYAFSRFRFLGDKHLFFWLLTNRMAPPAVFLLPFFQLYSSIGLFDTHIAVALAHCLFNVPLAVWILEGFMSGVPKEIDETAYIDGYSFPKFFVKLFIPLIGSGIGVTAFFCFMFSWVELLLARTLTSVDAKPIVSVMTRTVSASGIDWGVLAAAGVLTILPGMLVIWFVRNHVAKGFALGRV, encoded by the coding sequence ATGAACCTGCGCAAGCGAGTGGTATTGATCCTCTACATCGCGTTTCTGATGGTGCCGATCTACTGGCTCATAAACATGTCATTCAAGAGCAATACCGAGATCCTCGGCGGGCTGACGCTCTGGCCTCGCGACCTTACGCTGGCTAACTACAAGGTCATCTTCACCGATCGAAGCTGGTACAGCGGTTACATCAATTCACTGTACTACGTGTGCCTGAACACGATCATCTCGCTAACCGTGGCGTTGCCGGCGGCCTATGCCTTCTCCCGATTTCGTTTTCTCGGGGACAAGCACCTGTTCTTCTGGTTGCTGACCAATCGGATGGCGCCACCCGCCGTCTTTCTGCTGCCGTTCTTTCAGCTTTACTCATCAATTGGGTTGTTCGACACGCACATCGCTGTGGCGCTCGCTCACTGCCTGTTCAATGTGCCTTTGGCTGTCTGGATCCTTGAGGGATTCATGTCCGGTGTGCCCAAGGAGATCGATGAAACGGCGTACATCGACGGTTACAGCTTTCCGAAGTTCTTCGTAAAGCTTTTCATCCCGCTGATCGGTTCGGGCATCGGCGTTACTGCGTTCTTCTGCTTCATGTTTTCCTGGGTCGAACTGCTGCTGGCGCGCACGCTGACTTCGGTTGACGCCAAGCCGATCGTTTCGGTGATGACACGAACCGTCTCGGCATCGGGAATCGACTGGGGCGTTCTGGCCGCCGCCGGTGTGCTGACTATTCTGCCCGGCATGCTGGTGATCTGGTTCGTCCGTAATCATGTCGCCAAGGGCTTCGCCCTTGGGCGCGTATAG
- a CDS encoding ABC transporter substrate-binding protein — MSENKNNTRHGMALAALLTLSGISGSAWADAYEDAAKKWIESEFNPSTLTPEQQMEELRWFIKAAEPFRGMEINVASETITTHEYESKTLALAFSEITGIKLRHDLMQEGDVVEKLQTQMQSGKNIYDGYINDSDLIGTHFRYGKAVAISDMIEGEAKDYTLPTLDLDDFIGISFTTGPDGKLYQLPVQQFANLYWFRADWFERPELKKQFKERYGYELGVPVNWSAYEDIAEFFSKHVKEIDGQRVYGHMDYGKKDPSLGWRFTDAWFSMAGAGDKGLPNGLPVDEWGIRVEDCHPVGSSVSRGGATNGPAAVYATQKYVDWMREYAPREAQGMTFSEAGPVPAQGNIAQQIFWYTAFTADMTKPGLPVVNEDGTPKWRMAPSPKGPYWEEGMKLGYQDAGSWTFLNSTPEQRRLAAWLYAQFTVAKTVSLKKTLVGLTPIRESDINSDAMTEAAPKLGGLVEFYRSPARVQWTPTGTNVPDYPRLAQLWWQYIAEAASGDKTPQEALDGLAEAQDTMMARLERANVQPKCGPKLNEPRDPEYWLSQPGAPKPKLQDEKPQGQTVNYDELIKSWEQKR, encoded by the coding sequence ATGTCCGAGAATAAAAACAACACCCGACATGGCATGGCGCTCGCGGCCTTGCTGACGTTGTCCGGCATTTCTGGATCGGCCTGGGCCGACGCCTATGAAGACGCGGCGAAGAAATGGATCGAATCAGAATTCAACCCGTCGACCCTTACGCCTGAGCAGCAGATGGAAGAGCTGCGCTGGTTCATCAAAGCCGCCGAGCCGTTCCGTGGCATGGAAATCAACGTTGCTTCGGAAACCATCACGACGCACGAATATGAGTCCAAGACCTTGGCGCTTGCGTTTAGCGAGATCACCGGCATCAAGCTGCGTCACGACTTGATGCAGGAAGGGGATGTTGTAGAGAAGCTGCAGACCCAGATGCAGTCGGGCAAGAACATCTACGATGGGTATATCAACGACTCTGATCTGATCGGCACGCACTTCCGTTACGGCAAAGCAGTTGCGATCAGCGACATGATCGAAGGTGAAGCCAAGGACTACACGCTGCCAACACTTGATCTGGATGATTTCATCGGGATTTCTTTCACCACGGGCCCGGACGGCAAGCTCTATCAGTTGCCAGTGCAGCAGTTCGCCAACCTCTATTGGTTTCGCGCCGACTGGTTCGAGCGGCCTGAACTGAAAAAGCAGTTCAAAGAGCGCTACGGGTATGAGCTTGGTGTGCCAGTGAATTGGTCTGCTTATGAAGACATTGCCGAGTTCTTCAGCAAGCACGTCAAGGAGATCGATGGGCAGCGCGTTTATGGCCACATGGACTACGGCAAGAAGGACCCGTCGCTTGGCTGGCGCTTCACCGATGCTTGGTTCTCCATGGCGGGCGCCGGCGACAAAGGGCTTCCAAACGGTTTGCCGGTAGATGAGTGGGGAATTCGTGTTGAGGACTGCCACCCGGTTGGCTCGAGCGTGTCACGCGGCGGTGCCACAAACGGTCCAGCTGCGGTCTATGCGACACAAAAATATGTCGACTGGATGCGCGAATACGCCCCGCGCGAAGCCCAAGGCATGACCTTTTCCGAGGCGGGCCCGGTGCCGGCGCAAGGCAACATTGCTCAGCAGATTTTCTGGTACACCGCATTCACGGCCGACATGACCAAGCCGGGTCTGCCGGTGGTGAATGAGGACGGCACGCCGAAGTGGCGGATGGCGCCGTCGCCGAAGGGGCCATATTGGGAGGAGGGCATGAAGCTCGGCTATCAGGATGCAGGATCCTGGACCTTCCTCAACTCGACTCCGGAGCAGCGCCGTCTGGCTGCATGGCTCTACGCGCAGTTCACCGTGGCGAAAACCGTGTCGCTGAAAAAGACCCTGGTGGGGCTTACCCCGATCCGTGAGTCGGATATCAACTCAGACGCCATGACCGAGGCTGCGCCAAAACTGGGTGGTCTGGTGGAGTTTTACCGCAGCCCCGCGCGAGTGCAATGGACGCCGACCGGGACCAATGTGCCGGATTATCCGCGTCTCGCTCAGCTCTGGTGGCAGTACATCGCCGAAGCAGCCAGTGGTGACAAGACCCCTCAGGAGGCTCTGGACGGGCTTGCCGAAGCGCAAGACACCATGATGGCGCGGCTGGAACGAGCTAACGTGCAGCCTAAGTGCGGACCGAAGTTGAACGAGCCGCGGGATCCCGAGTATTGGCTGAGCCAACCTGGGGCGCCGAAGCCCAAACTGCAAGATGAAAAGCCTCAGGGGCAGACCGTCAACTATGACGAACTGATCAAGTCTTGGGAGCAGAAGAGGTAG
- a CDS encoding bifunctional methylenetetrahydrofolate dehydrogenase/methenyltetrahydrofolate cyclohydrolase FolD: protein MTAKLIDGKQIAANVRQQIAGRVAERSKQGLRVPGLAVILVGMDPASQVYVAHKRKDCEEVGFKSTAHDLPASTSQDELLGLIDQLNDDPSIDGILVQLPLPKHLDASQLLERIRPDKDVDGFHPYNIGRLAQRMPLLRPCTPKGIMALLDSTGVDLHGLNAVVVGASNIVGRPMALELLLAGCTTTVTHRFTHDLADHVKRADLIVVATGITGLVKGDWIKEGAIVIDVGINRQADGKLVGDVEFDVAVQRASWITPVPGGVGPMTRACLLENTLHAAEHLHG, encoded by the coding sequence ATGACCGCAAAACTGATCGACGGTAAACAGATCGCTGCCAATGTCCGCCAGCAAATCGCGGGCCGAGTTGCCGAGCGATCCAAGCAAGGTTTACGAGTACCTGGCCTGGCAGTGATTCTCGTGGGCATGGACCCGGCCTCTCAGGTCTATGTGGCGCACAAGCGCAAGGATTGCGAGGAGGTGGGGTTCAAGTCCACCGCTCATGACCTGCCCGCTTCAACCAGCCAGGATGAACTGCTGGGATTGATCGATCAGCTTAATGACGACCCGTCGATTGACGGCATTCTCGTGCAGCTACCATTGCCTAAGCACCTGGATGCATCGCAACTGCTCGAACGTATTCGCCCCGACAAGGATGTGGATGGTTTCCATCCCTACAACATTGGCCGTCTCGCTCAGCGTATGCCGCTGCTCCGCCCCTGTACGCCGAAAGGCATCATGGCATTGCTCGATAGCACTGGCGTCGATCTGCATGGACTAAACGCGGTTGTGGTGGGTGCGTCCAACATCGTCGGCAGGCCCATGGCGCTTGAGTTATTGCTGGCAGGCTGCACGACCACTGTCACCCATCGCTTTACTCATGATCTGGCCGACCACGTCAAACGTGCCGATCTGATCGTGGTCGCGACAGGTATAACCGGTCTGGTCAAAGGTGACTGGATAAAGGAAGGCGCCATCGTGATCGACGTGGGCATCAATCGCCAAGCCGACGGCAAGCTCGTCGGTGATGTCGAGTTCGATGTCGCCGTGCAACGCGCTAGCTGGATTACGCCAGTGCCAGGCGGTGTGGGTCCGATGACCCGGGCTTGTCTACTGGAAAACACGTTGCATGCCGCTGAACATCTGCACGGTTAA
- a CDS encoding 2-methylisocitrate lyase — MAKLTVEQKCEAFWTLHESGCFVLPNPWDAGSAQLLAGMGFKALATTSSGHAWSCAKPDGSMQRDAVLDYMRSIVEATDLPINADFEDGFGQSSREVFESAQLAVVTGVAGFSIEDSTGDPYAPVRNMQEAVERVCAARDAIDASGSKTLLVARAENFFVGRPDLPDTIKRLQAYAEAGADCLYAPGIKTRDDIAAVVLAVAPKPVNVLIGWNSDLTVKELSAMGVRRISVGGALARAAWSGFYSAAQALKHGRFDAFPSSPTGSELDEVFRGAAPAKRCDERHR; from the coding sequence ATGGCCAAACTTACCGTCGAACAGAAGTGCGAAGCGTTCTGGACGCTGCATGAGTCCGGGTGCTTTGTGCTTCCTAATCCGTGGGATGCAGGCAGCGCGCAACTGCTCGCCGGCATGGGGTTCAAGGCACTGGCGACGACCAGCTCCGGCCATGCCTGGTCCTGCGCAAAGCCCGACGGCTCTATGCAGCGCGACGCTGTGCTGGACTATATGCGGAGCATCGTTGAGGCCACTGATCTGCCTATCAATGCAGATTTTGAAGACGGGTTCGGCCAATCATCCCGTGAGGTGTTCGAAAGCGCACAGCTTGCGGTGGTGACCGGCGTTGCAGGCTTTTCCATCGAGGATTCGACAGGGGATCCGTACGCACCTGTCAGGAATATGCAGGAGGCGGTCGAACGTGTCTGTGCGGCACGGGATGCTATTGATGCAAGCGGCTCCAAGACGCTCCTGGTCGCTCGTGCGGAAAACTTTTTCGTTGGCCGTCCCGATCTGCCGGACACCATCAAGCGGCTGCAGGCCTACGCCGAAGCCGGTGCCGACTGCCTTTACGCACCCGGGATCAAGACGCGTGACGACATCGCTGCGGTCGTCTTGGCCGTGGCGCCCAAGCCGGTCAACGTACTAATTGGCTGGAACAGTGACCTGACGGTTAAAGAACTGTCAGCCATGGGCGTCAGACGAATCAGTGTAGGCGGCGCGCTGGCGCGCGCCGCATGGAGCGGCTTTTACAGCGCGGCCCAAGCGCTGAAACATGGCCGGTTCGATGCGTTTCCAAGTTCACCTACCGGTAGTGAGCTCGACGAAGTGTTCCGGGGCGCTGCTCCAGCAAAGAGATGTGATGAACGACACCGCTGA
- a CDS encoding class A beta-lactamase (hydrolyzes the beta-lactam bond in antibiotics such as the penicillins and cephalosporins) — translation MCLVVHLPAVALRKNSLNTKYITKRRLRRHALSLALGAAVLVSSNQAISASSFGFGSALRETVASIEARTGGHIGVSVTALESGQSWSHRGDERFPIASTFKAFSCGHLLALADRDEIKLDTRVRFDETDLQSYSPITKDRVGRSGMSLFDLCSATTSMSDNTAANLILRNTGGPQGFTTFMRSIGDAVTRLDRYEPELNDVGPGEERDTTTPMAAARSLETLLLGDSLSTHSREQLKAWLINNKVGGPLLRASLPESWKIADRTGSGGYGSRGVIAVIWPQGSNAPTSEPVIVAVYLTGTTLTLEERDAAIAEVGAALVTDLKSLKQHSSTQRH, via the coding sequence ATGTGCCTTGTCGTCCACCTGCCTGCCGTGGCGCTTAGGAAGAATAGCTTGAACACTAAATACATAACCAAGAGGCGCCTGCGACGCCACGCACTTTCGCTGGCTTTGGGAGCCGCTGTTCTCGTGAGCTCTAACCAGGCGATTTCGGCATCCTCGTTCGGATTTGGCTCTGCGCTTAGGGAGACCGTGGCCTCGATTGAAGCGCGCACCGGCGGCCACATCGGAGTCAGCGTCACTGCCCTGGAGAGCGGACAGTCTTGGAGCCATCGAGGCGACGAGCGTTTTCCAATTGCCAGCACCTTCAAGGCGTTTTCGTGCGGCCACCTACTTGCTCTGGCTGATAGAGATGAGATCAAGCTCGATACGCGCGTTCGTTTCGATGAAACGGATCTTCAGAGCTATTCGCCTATTACCAAGGATCGTGTCGGCAGAAGCGGCATGTCCCTTTTTGATTTGTGTAGCGCAACAACTTCGATGAGCGATAACACGGCTGCAAACCTCATTCTTCGCAACACCGGAGGACCGCAGGGGTTCACGACTTTCATGCGATCCATTGGGGATGCGGTAACCCGTCTAGACCGCTATGAGCCAGAGCTTAACGATGTCGGTCCTGGCGAGGAACGTGACACTACGACTCCGATGGCTGCCGCAAGAAGCTTGGAGACACTGCTGTTGGGTGACAGTCTCTCCACTCACTCCCGTGAGCAACTGAAAGCTTGGTTGATTAACAACAAAGTTGGCGGCCCCTTACTGCGCGCGAGTCTCCCAGAGAGCTGGAAAATTGCCGATCGCACTGGGTCGGGTGGCTATGGTTCACGCGGTGTCATCGCCGTGATCTGGCCTCAGGGGAGCAACGCCCCGACCTCTGAACCGGTAATAGTGGCTGTCTATCTGACCGGAACGACTCTGACGCTGGAGGAGCGCGACGCGGCCATCGCTGAAGTCGGCGCCGCGCTCGTTACAGACCTTAAATCCTTAAAACAGCATTCATCAACGCAGCGACACTGA